The following are from one region of the Candidatus Sericytochromatia bacterium genome:
- the rsfS gene encoding ribosome silencing factor, producing the protein MADSLDSRALAHLAAHKADDKKADDIRVFNLEGISLIADFVLLCSAQTTVKVRAVAQHVEEELTKAGYHLHGSEGWNEAVWILLDFGTVIVHVLRTQEREYYNLERLWAQAPQESWTPAANA; encoded by the coding sequence TTGGCAGATTCCCTCGATTCGCGCGCGCTGGCCCATCTGGCGGCCCACAAGGCCGACGACAAGAAGGCCGACGACATCCGGGTGTTCAATCTCGAGGGCATCTCGTTGATCGCCGACTTCGTGCTGTTGTGCAGCGCCCAGACCACCGTCAAGGTGCGGGCGGTGGCCCAGCATGTCGAGGAGGAGCTGACCAAGGCCGGCTACCACTTGCATGGCAGTGAAGGCTGGAATGAGGCGGTCTGGATTCTGCTCGATTTCGGCACCGTGATCGTGCATGTGTTGCGCACGCAGGAGCGGGAGTACTACAACCTGGAAAGGCTGTGGGCACAGGCCCCGCAGGAAAGCTGGACGCCGGCCGCCAACGCGTGA
- the yqeK gene encoding bis(5'-nucleosyl)-tetraphosphatase (symmetrical) YqeK: MTSLRETPPEPSLPGSSAQLLAVLRAPIEEWLSTHLTPHRVGHSQRVGQTARQLAERFGADPDLAELAGLLHDVAREWAGSRLLEVAHAAGWPVGYLEELTPMPCLHGAVGARLARDQFGVADEAVLQAIARHTLGAEDMSLMDQVLFVADAIEPGRGDAPYLADLRQAADTDLAFACRRAYDHTFDYLLRTAQPIHPDAVRGRNWLLFQEQRARRPAPSP; encoded by the coding sequence GTGACGTCGTTGCGAGAAACGCCTCCCGAACCCTCCCTGCCAGGGAGCTCCGCCCAGCTGCTGGCCGTGCTGCGAGCCCCGATCGAGGAGTGGCTGTCCACGCACCTGACGCCCCATCGCGTCGGCCATTCCCAGCGGGTGGGCCAGACCGCGCGTCAGCTGGCGGAGCGCTTCGGTGCGGATCCGGACCTGGCGGAGCTGGCGGGCTTGCTCCACGACGTGGCGCGCGAGTGGGCCGGCTCGCGTTTGCTTGAGGTGGCACACGCGGCGGGGTGGCCGGTGGGCTATCTTGAGGAACTCACGCCCATGCCCTGCTTGCACGGAGCCGTGGGGGCGCGCCTGGCGCGTGACCAGTTTGGCGTGGCCGACGAAGCGGTGCTCCAGGCGATCGCCCGACATACCCTCGGCGCCGAGGACATGAGCCTGATGGATCAGGTCCTGTTCGTGGCCGACGCGATCGAGCCAGGCCGCGGCGACGCGCCGTATCTCGCCGATCTGCGCCAGGCGGCCGACACCGATCTGGCCTTCGCTTGCCGCAGGGCCTATGATCACACCTTCGACTATCTCTTGCGCACGGCCCAACCCATTCATCCCGATGCCGTGCGCGGACGCAACTGGTTGCTGTTTCAGGAGCAACGGGCGCGTCGTCCCGCCCCGTCCCCTTGA
- a CDS encoding helicase-related protein, translating to MNQVLLWRRIEENEQRVAEEEGLVAPGERYALMAAQTEALKVLSGWLRGGARNVLLQAPTGAGKTAVAFHLAVAEFLARREPVVLLAPTRDLLRQHQHYFTARLAGTPLVCDALHGGVDPRAREALLARFDRGLIPILIASGLMLQEEPHRQRLRKAGLLLVDDLHAFDTREHLQPLRGIHAPALFMTATPETVTAFLEEKQVGPHTWVWHARPFEAPPTVRRTLKGRPQATPNQQLLLAETPMQAHLAEAARVFVVSRTRAQVPRIAAFLRKRFGVPVFELHGEMADSAEHARRLQKAGTFREDRSRVAVMNAFRAEAPAILVSTNLIGAGVDVPEADLIVVTDADGFGETELAQLVGRVGRREKPSEAYLVVGTLEKVRAKRRKGAR from the coding sequence GAGGAGGGCCTGGTGGCGCCGGGCGAGCGCTATGCGCTCATGGCGGCTCAGACCGAGGCCTTGAAGGTGCTGTCCGGCTGGCTCCGCGGCGGCGCCCGCAATGTGCTGCTGCAGGCGCCGACCGGGGCCGGTAAGACGGCCGTGGCGTTCCATCTGGCCGTCGCTGAATTTCTGGCCCGGCGTGAGCCGGTGGTGCTGCTGGCACCGACGCGCGATCTGCTGCGCCAGCATCAGCACTACTTCACGGCGCGGTTGGCTGGTACCCCGCTGGTCTGCGACGCGCTGCACGGGGGCGTCGATCCTCGCGCGCGGGAAGCGCTGCTGGCCCGCTTCGACCGTGGCCTGATTCCGATCCTGATTGCCAGTGGTTTGATGCTGCAGGAGGAGCCCCATCGCCAGCGCCTGCGCAAGGCCGGCTTGTTGCTGGTGGATGACCTGCATGCCTTCGACACGCGCGAGCATTTGCAGCCATTGCGGGGGATTCACGCGCCGGCGCTGTTCATGACCGCCACGCCCGAGACGGTCACGGCCTTTCTGGAAGAAAAACAGGTCGGCCCGCACACCTGGGTCTGGCACGCGCGTCCCTTCGAGGCCCCGCCCACCGTGCGACGCACGCTCAAGGGGCGTCCCCAGGCCACGCCCAATCAGCAACTCCTGCTGGCCGAAACGCCCATGCAGGCCCACCTGGCGGAGGCGGCTCGCGTCTTCGTGGTGTCGCGCACCCGGGCGCAAGTGCCGCGCATCGCGGCCTTTCTGCGCAAGCGTTTCGGCGTGCCGGTCTTTGAATTGCATGGAGAGATGGCCGACTCGGCCGAGCACGCCCGGCGCCTCCAGAAGGCGGGCACCTTTCGCGAAGACCGCAGCCGGGTGGCGGTGATGAACGCCTTCCGCGCCGAGGCTCCGGCCATCCTCGTCTCCACCAACCTGATCGGGGCGGGGGTCGATGTGCCGGAGGCCGACCTGATCGTGGTGACGGATGCGGACGGCTTCGGCGAGACGGAGCTGGCCCAGTTGGTCGGCCGGGTGGGACGTCGCGAGAAGCCTTCCGAGGCCTATCTGGTGGTGGGCACGCTGGAAAAGGTGCGGGCGAAGCGGCGCAAGGGCGCGCGCTGA
- a CDS encoding FumA C-terminus/TtdB family hydratase beta subunit, with translation MTQLEDSLYRLIVETATNLPADVRAAIRDARLREDAGTRSALALATIAQNIDHASHDVLPICQDTGMPTFFVHTPVGVNQMAIKAAIRQAIARATRDGKLRPNSVDSLTGDNSGDNLGPGSPVIHFEQWEREVIEVKLILKGGGCENKNIQYSLPADLPGLGKAGRNLDGVRKCILHAVHQAQGQGCSAGFIGVAVGGDRTSGYEWAKHQLLRPVDDLNPDARLADLEAYVMDKANTLGVGTMGFGGDVTLLGCKVGVLNRLPASFFVSVAYNCWAYRRLGVELHPESGEILRWQYRVPATEAAPMAQAAAGSATGRVVSLTAPISEAQIRELRVGDVVTIDGLMHTGRDAIHAHLMTHDAPVSLQGGVLYHCGPVAVKGEAGDWRILAAGPTTSIREEPYQAEVIKKFGLRVVIGKGGMGPKTLKGLQEHGAVYLNAIGGAAQSYARCVEAVEGVDLMEFGIPEAMWHLRVKGFQAVVTMDSHGNSLHAQVEQDSEAKLAALAAPVY, from the coding sequence CTGACCCAACTCGAAGACAGTCTGTACCGCCTGATCGTGGAGACGGCGACCAACCTGCCGGCCGATGTGCGGGCCGCCATTCGGGACGCGCGTCTGCGTGAAGACGCGGGCACGCGCTCGGCGCTGGCGCTTGCCACGATCGCCCAGAACATCGATCACGCCTCCCACGACGTGTTGCCGATCTGCCAGGACACGGGGATGCCGACCTTTTTCGTGCATACCCCGGTCGGCGTCAATCAGATGGCGATCAAGGCGGCGATCCGCCAGGCCATCGCGCGGGCGACCCGCGACGGCAAGCTCCGCCCCAATTCGGTCGACTCGCTGACTGGCGACAACAGCGGCGACAATCTGGGGCCAGGCTCTCCGGTGATCCACTTCGAGCAGTGGGAACGCGAGGTCATCGAGGTCAAGCTGATCCTCAAGGGGGGCGGCTGCGAAAACAAGAACATCCAGTACTCCCTGCCGGCGGACTTGCCTGGGCTCGGCAAGGCCGGGCGGAATCTCGACGGAGTCCGCAAGTGCATCTTGCACGCGGTACACCAGGCGCAGGGGCAGGGCTGTTCGGCGGGTTTCATCGGGGTGGCGGTCGGGGGCGATCGTACGTCGGGATACGAGTGGGCCAAGCACCAGTTGCTGCGGCCGGTGGACGACCTCAACCCGGATGCGCGCCTGGCGGATCTCGAAGCCTATGTCATGGACAAGGCCAACACCCTCGGCGTGGGCACCATGGGGTTTGGCGGGGATGTCACCTTGCTGGGCTGCAAGGTGGGCGTGCTGAACCGCCTGCCGGCCAGCTTCTTCGTGTCGGTGGCCTACAACTGCTGGGCTTACCGCCGCTTGGGCGTGGAACTTCACCCTGAAAGTGGCGAGATTCTGCGGTGGCAGTATCGGGTCCCCGCGACCGAGGCCGCTCCGATGGCTCAGGCCGCCGCTGGCTCCGCCACGGGGCGGGTGGTGTCGCTGACGGCTCCCATCTCGGAGGCTCAGATCCGGGAACTGCGGGTGGGCGATGTCGTGACCATCGATGGCCTCATGCACACCGGCCGGGACGCCATCCATGCACACCTGATGACGCACGATGCTCCTGTCTCCTTGCAGGGCGGGGTGCTCTATCACTGTGGACCGGTGGCCGTGAAAGGCGAGGCCGGTGACTGGCGGATTCTGGCGGCGGGTCCCACGACCAGCATCCGAGAAGAGCCTTATCAGGCGGAGGTGATCAAGAAGTTTGGCCTGCGCGTGGTGATCGGGAAGGGCGGGATGGGCCCCAAGACCCTCAAGGGCCTTCAGGAACACGGGGCCGTCTATCTCAACGCGATCGGGGGGGCGGCCCAGTCCTACGCCCGCTGCGTGGAGGCTGTGGAAGGGGTTGACCTCATGGAGTTCGGCATTCCCGAGGCGATGTGGCACCTGCGGGTCAAAGGTTTCCAGGCCGTCGTCACCATGGACAGCCACGGCAACAGCCTGCACGCGCAAGTCGAGCAGGATTCGGAGGCGAAGCTCGCCGCTTTGGCCGCGCCGGTCTACTGA